The following are from one region of the Pseudodesulfovibrio piezophilus C1TLV30 genome:
- a CDS encoding DEAD/DEAH box helicase, protein MSSGEEQIVKSILQEFIGDSVPEYILEGANAIVATNGVSKLDLKKRDQYWDIDGQVQGDDFQNYTSEVGLNLNEQTINYYCNCPDSFSGVCRHVAATAVKLLKSLSSEPGEQVPIPRTDWKQTFRPFFATELEPEAGRHYVIYRIYPELGRLQVAFFRARQNKSGISQVQNEVTLAQIVENPDWCDTCPALPGVAEQIGHYLDYWGHKVEIPAGLHSWFFRAVKGEYYLYLRESDKPITIESKTMQLKLSPALNEDGLNFDILLSREDKMPFSITNEEEIYFYGRLPLWVYYKNSFYPVQTGLDPKLVQGMVEQKPIVPHADVSEFLDRVWTQIPVSDLYGQEDFLERVGPIFQKADYNPKLYLDEEGSLLVLKIQNIYDNEHGEFIMPGPNPDLQTGSYHDGGKSYLIRRAQDEEAQLMTELQEMNFQPRNNHIWFMEQEEAINFLLDFYPQLVEAYRVYGEQNLTRYKVRTTQPQVVAEVETDEEEKWFNLELSVEYDDQRVPIEVIWEAWTKGKRYVQLKDGSYTSLPESWLNKLGHKLKTLGFDPEKAPKSQFNQYEAPILEKILEDLPQAQTDEFFVKLKEKINNFEEIKIVSQPKELQATLRPYQVQGLSYLNFLREYGFGGILADEMGLGKTIQTLSYIQSLVDKGITGPNLIIVPTSVLPNWEREAQKFVPNLKRLTIYGAKRDDLFQYIKESHLVITTYALLRRDLEELLKYDYASVILDEAQNIKNPNTITARSVRKLEAGLRVCLSGTPIENNLFELWSLFEFLMPGFLGSQHSFQRGIVKPIKDGDEETLDYLRTRVKPFILRRTKSEVAKDLPPKIETTHYCELVEEQRELYNALAMKLKDQVLRDVEEKGMAKSQMSILDALLKLRQICCHPRLLKLDMPGVSTNLPSGKFDAFKDLVVDIIEGGHKVLVFSQFVRMLHVIRNWLQIREIPFTYLDGSSKDRFEQVDRFNDSPDIPIFLISLKAGGTGLNLTSADYVIHYDPWWNPAVENQATDRTHRIGQKRQVFAYKMICQHTVEERILKLQEQKKGVAEAIIPGQSALKSLTRDDLEMLFEI, encoded by the coding sequence ATGAGTAGCGGTGAAGAACAAATAGTCAAGTCCATTTTGCAGGAATTCATTGGCGATAGCGTTCCAGAATATATTCTGGAGGGTGCCAATGCCATTGTGGCCACAAACGGCGTTTCCAAGCTTGATCTCAAAAAACGAGATCAATACTGGGACATCGATGGCCAGGTTCAGGGTGATGATTTTCAGAACTACACGTCTGAAGTCGGCCTGAATCTCAACGAGCAGACCATCAATTATTATTGTAACTGCCCGGATTCCTTCTCCGGTGTGTGTCGCCATGTTGCGGCAACAGCCGTCAAACTTCTCAAATCTCTTAGTTCGGAGCCGGGCGAACAGGTCCCTATCCCAAGGACGGACTGGAAACAAACTTTCCGCCCATTCTTTGCCACGGAATTGGAGCCGGAAGCTGGAAGGCACTATGTCATATACCGAATATATCCGGAATTAGGCCGTCTTCAAGTCGCCTTCTTCAGAGCCCGACAAAATAAATCCGGAATTTCTCAGGTACAAAATGAAGTAACTTTGGCCCAGATTGTCGAGAATCCTGATTGGTGTGACACGTGTCCGGCCCTGCCCGGTGTAGCTGAGCAAATCGGCCACTATCTTGATTATTGGGGACACAAGGTTGAAATTCCTGCTGGACTTCACTCATGGTTTTTCCGAGCTGTCAAAGGCGAATACTACCTTTACCTCAGGGAATCGGACAAACCGATCACCATCGAATCCAAAACCATGCAGTTGAAACTATCACCTGCCTTGAACGAAGATGGTCTAAATTTTGACATATTGCTTTCACGCGAAGACAAAATGCCCTTCTCCATTACCAATGAAGAAGAGATTTATTTCTATGGGCGCCTCCCCCTCTGGGTTTATTATAAAAATTCCTTCTATCCTGTTCAGACTGGGCTTGACCCAAAACTGGTCCAGGGAATGGTTGAGCAAAAACCCATAGTTCCCCACGCAGACGTCTCAGAATTTCTCGACAGAGTGTGGACACAGATACCAGTATCTGACCTGTACGGTCAGGAGGATTTTCTTGAACGTGTGGGACCCATTTTCCAAAAAGCGGATTATAATCCCAAATTGTATTTGGATGAAGAAGGTTCCCTGCTGGTACTGAAGATTCAAAATATCTACGACAATGAGCACGGTGAATTCATCATGCCTGGGCCGAACCCGGATTTACAAACCGGAAGCTACCACGATGGAGGAAAATCCTACCTCATAAGACGTGCTCAGGACGAAGAAGCACAACTCATGACAGAGTTGCAGGAAATGAATTTCCAGCCAAGAAATAACCACATTTGGTTCATGGAACAGGAAGAGGCAATTAATTTCCTGCTCGACTTCTATCCGCAACTCGTTGAAGCCTACCGAGTTTACGGTGAACAAAATCTGACTCGATACAAGGTGCGGACGACACAGCCGCAAGTCGTGGCCGAAGTCGAAACCGATGAAGAAGAGAAATGGTTCAATCTGGAGCTTTCGGTCGAATATGATGACCAGCGTGTCCCCATAGAGGTCATATGGGAAGCATGGACCAAGGGGAAACGATATGTTCAACTCAAAGACGGCTCATACACAAGCCTGCCTGAATCATGGCTGAATAAACTGGGGCACAAGCTCAAAACCCTCGGATTTGACCCAGAAAAAGCTCCTAAGTCCCAGTTTAACCAGTATGAAGCTCCGATTCTTGAAAAGATACTTGAAGATCTGCCACAAGCCCAGACTGATGAATTCTTTGTTAAGTTGAAAGAAAAGATAAACAATTTTGAAGAGATAAAAATAGTTTCCCAACCCAAGGAACTTCAAGCCACACTCAGACCTTACCAGGTTCAGGGATTAAGCTATCTGAACTTTTTACGCGAATATGGCTTCGGTGGTATTTTGGCCGATGAAATGGGGCTTGGAAAAACTATCCAGACATTGTCCTATATTCAGTCATTGGTGGACAAAGGAATCACCGGGCCGAATTTGATTATTGTTCCGACCTCTGTTTTGCCAAACTGGGAACGTGAAGCACAAAAATTCGTCCCAAATCTTAAGCGGCTCACCATATATGGAGCCAAACGCGATGACCTTTTTCAATATATTAAGGAATCTCATCTCGTTATTACCACATACGCCCTCCTTCGGCGGGACTTGGAAGAACTCCTTAAATATGACTATGCCAGTGTCATTCTTGATGAGGCTCAGAATATCAAGAACCCCAACACGATTACGGCCAGATCAGTCCGAAAACTGGAAGCGGGTTTACGGGTTTGCCTGTCAGGTACGCCTATTGAGAATAATCTTTTCGAATTATGGTCACTCTTCGAGTTCCTCATGCCGGGTTTCTTGGGATCTCAGCACTCGTTTCAACGTGGTATCGTCAAACCCATCAAAGATGGAGATGAAGAAACTCTTGATTACCTGCGCACCAGAGTAAAACCCTTTATCTTGAGACGCACCAAATCCGAAGTTGCCAAGGACCTGCCTCCCAAGATTGAAACCACACATTATTGTGAGCTTGTTGAGGAACAACGAGAACTCTACAATGCACTGGCCATGAAACTGAAGGATCAAGTTTTGAGAGATGTCGAAGAAAAAGGCATGGCCAAGAGTCAGATGTCTATTCTTGATGCACTCCTGAAATTGCGTCAGATTTGCTGTCATCCTCGACTCCTCAAACTGGATATGCCTGGCGTTTCTACCAATCTACCTTCTGGCAAGTTCGATGCCTTCAAAGATCTTGTCGTAGACATTATTGAAGGCGGTCACAAGGTGCTTGTGTTCTCTCAATTTGTCCGAATGCTACATGTTATTCGCAACTGGCTGCAAATTAGAGAAATTCCTTTCACATATCTTGATGGATCATCCAAAGATCGTTTCGAGCAGGTTGACCGTTTCAACGACAGCCCGGATATTCCGATCTTTCTGATCTCTCTCAAAGCTGGTGGCACAGGTCTTAACTTGACGAGTGCGGATTATGTCATCCATTATGATCCTTGGTGGAACCCAGCTGTGGAAAACCAGGCAACAGATCGTACTCACCGCATAGGACAGAAAAGACAAGTGTTCGCATATAAAATGATCTGCCAGCACACGGTCGAAGAACGTATATTGAAACTGCAAGAACAGAAAAAAGGTGTTGCCGAAGCAATTATTCCAGGACAATCCGCTCTGAAAAGCCTGACGCGTGATGACCTGGAAATGCTATTTGAAATATAG